A segment of the Desulfovibrionales bacterium genome:
TTTTCCAGCGGGTAAGAAGCATGCTGCCCACCTCCGCATGGTTAAGGCCGAATGCCTCTTTTTCCAGACTATGGAGCGGCTTCTCTTCTTCTTTGGCCTGCCTTACGACGGGTATATACATGTCGTTTAGATAGCGGTCAAAAATTATCTTGCCCAGGTCATGGAAGAGGCCGGAGACGAAGAAAGATGGGTCATTGGACTTCAGGATTTCTTTGGAGATTATATTTGCGGCCGTGCCCACTCCGATGGCATGTATCCAGAACCCCTCCCGATCGAAGACGCTCTCCTCATCGGATTTTAAGTTGGAAAAGACACTGGTCCCGAGCGCGAGATTTTTGACGGTTTCGAAGCCGAGGACCACCACCGCCCGGTCTATGGCCTCGACCTTGCCTGAAAGATTGTAGTAGGCCGAGTTGGCAATCCTTAAAACAGCCGAAGATATGGCCTGATCCTGGGATATATAGGCGGCCACATCCCGGGCCGAGGAGGAATTTTTTTGCACCAGGGTCAAGATATTGGCGACAACGGTGGGCAGCGTAGGCAACGACATTATCCGGTTATTTATTATGTAGCGAATGTCTTTGTTTTCCATAAGTAATCAAAATGACTAATACGATTGTTGCGAGCTAAGCGATATTTACCGTATCGGAACTAATCCCGGAATTGTTAAGCTCTTATCTCCTATTTTATTACTCCGGCAATTAAGAAGCCTAAATCCCCCCTTTTGTAACACATAACCCCCTGGATTCCCTCTGGAGTTTATCCGTCGCAGGTGGGCGGGAATGACAAGACCGATGCCAAGAAGTAATTGTCAGATATATAGTTTTATGTTACTTAATGTCGTATAGGAGAGCATGGGAGAGACTCTTTTTGACTGTGTAGTAGTAGGTTTGGGGCCGGCGGGGGCCATCACTGCCCATACCCTGGCCCGGGCCGGGTGGTCTGTTCTGGCCCTGGATAAGCGGGTACATCCACGATCCAAGATCTGCGGTGGTTGTCTGTCCCGAAAGGTAGATGCTATCCTGCCTTTTTCTATATCTCCGGTGATTGAGCATACTATAAATGAAGCGGCCTTTACCTTCAAAGGGCAGGGCGAGATCGCATATAGGTTAAAAGAGCCCTTTGCCTATATTGTCCGCCGGGAAAGGTTCGATCAATTCCTGGCGGCAAAGGCGGTCGAGGCCGGCGCTATTGTACGCCAGGGAGAGGGGGCTATTTCATTAACCGGGAGCGAGAACGGCGTATCGGTTGAGACCAAAACGGGTTGTTACCGCGGCCGGGTTCTGGTCGGGGCGGATGGGATACAGGGCATCGTGGCCAGAAGATTGGGAGAGGAATATGGACATTCAAGCTCTCTTGCGCTGGAGGCGGAAACAGATATAAGCAGGATGTCCTATGCCCCGGCGCATCCTCGACCGAAAGATCGTATCTGGATTGATGTGGGATGG
Coding sequences within it:
- a CDS encoding HDOD domain-containing protein translates to MENKDIRYIINNRIMSLPTLPTVVANILTLVQKNSSSARDVAAYISQDQAISSAVLRIANSAYYNLSGKVEAIDRAVVVLGFETVKNLALGTSVFSNLKSDEESVFDREGFWIHAIGVGTAANIISKEILKSNDPSFFVSGLFHDLGKIIFDRYLNDMYIPVVRQAKEEEKPLHSLEKEAFGLNHAEVGSMLLTRWKIPSSIINRLKYHHNLESCPAEYAIETAVIVTANYLCHLKDIGLSLVPEINLNETAFKSLQIKPDRLVQLGEKLEEMREKINGFVQSMK
- a CDS encoding NAD(P)/FAD-dependent oxidoreductase — its product is MGETLFDCVVVGLGPAGAITAHTLARAGWSVLALDKRVHPRSKICGGCLSRKVDAILPFSISPVIEHTINEAAFTFKGQGEIAYRLKEPFAYIVRRERFDQFLAAKAVEAGAIVRQGEGAISLTGSENGVSVETKTGCYRGRVLVGADGIQGIVARRLGEEYGHSSSLALEAETDISRMSYAPAHPRPKDRIWIDVGWVDFGYGWIFPRRPSYSVGIADSGAGGHRLKQAFFNLFASHGLLTGEKPAAIKGYRVPLSTAENRGKKVVSNRVALIGDAAGLVNPLTGEGIYYALWSGMTLAACLIEHSKDYSRALSNYERRIRTELHPQFAVAERVARLLYSHPRANFRLIGKYRELIGLFIEGLTGKEGFSNLLSMLKCKMGLKDKIAG